TCGAGGCATCATCCCTGAAGAATTTGGAGTGGCAAGCCTATTTCTTTCATTTCAAAATTTATTAAAATCAtagaatataattatataaataattatataatataagctTTTCTGAGATGTTTTTGCGAATTCAGATTGCTCGGTATCGGGGACAAGGGAGGCTTGCTGACCCTGGTTTTCAGAATCCTCGATGGGTGGATGGCGAACTTGTTATTTTAGATGGAAAGGTGTCCATTTTGTTTCTTAActttttatggttctacacttctaCTAATGTGACATGCTACATTTTTGTCTTTCTGTTGGTCTTTTGCAGTATATTAATGGAGGTATTGTTGTTGGATTTGTATACTGGGCCCCCGAATCGCATTTCTTGGTGTTCTTTAATCAGCTAAGGCTTCAGGAGTAGATGCTATTTGTACATGAACTTTCACATTTCTTTTCTCCCCTCTTCTTCAGATTATATGGGTATGCTATGCCTTTTCATCTGCTGTTACATTCTTATAATTATTAAAGACGCTCTCATGAGATGCACTCCATAACTAATCATATTTTTCTTGTTGAAAATAATAACGAGTCTCGTTAGAGCTAGCGGATATTctctttatttttttctttaaataaataaataaaaattattttcttgcATCCTCATTAAAAGTTAAAGCTCTTCCTGATTGTGTTTCAGTGTCAGATGACTTGTGTTTCTATAGAATCCAAAGAGCAGAGCTGGGAAGTGTGTACACACTTTGTTTAAACTGCACTATTCGAAGCATTAGTACGTGAGCTGTAAGTATAAGTAATTTTGAAGTAGAGTAACTTTTGGCTGCTGGATAAGTTATATTGTGTATCCCAATTTAAGGTAATCAGTTATCATAGATTATTTTATCAACTGGTTAATACAAATGGTTGAAACATCATTTACATTTGTTTTTATATTTCTTTACTTTTATCCGTGAAGAGATTTTCGCTTTATATAAAGTAAAAGTATTCTCGAGTTGATATGATGTTTGCAGAGGGTTTAATTGTCTCCTGGCAAAAAAGCACCTCAAAGTCTTCCAACTTTTAGAGAGTCGTATGTTCATTACTGAATTTCTCTTTTTCTGTTGACCATATACGAGTTGTCTTGTTATTTAGTTAGTGATGTCTAGGAGCGATTTTGCAACTTCTTGATATCATGTCTTTGAATCTGCTGTTTTGTAGCTAAAGAGGCTAGGTAAACTAGTCTTTTAATACACAGAATAGGCAGTGATAAACGCTACCGTCATCTTAAGTAGTTCAATCTTTATAATTCGACATGAAAAAGAACTAGCACACCGTTACGGCGTTACAGACAACTTACACATTAGCTCAAGCTTTATAATTCGACATGAAATATAACTGGCACACCATGGCTTTTTACAGACAACTTGTAACATGCATGTCGTTTATTCGTGCATATTAACTACATGAATATTGTCTTCCGGTCAGTTTAGTTTACCAAAAGACACGTTTTTTGCTATTTTTGCTCCTCTTCCTTTGGCCATGTAAAGCCCCATATGGTGCATTATCTCCTGAGGAAAAACGTAGGGTTCAGTAAGCGATCAATCTTATACGTTCTGAATTATGTGTAAATTAAAAGTAACAGACTACTTAATACACTGTACGTATTCTTTTTACCTGTGGATGAGCTAGGGCATCTTTAGTTTCCCTTGCAACCGACATTGGGAAATCGAAGGTGGCACAGCCATGGGAATACACTACAACGTCTTGCAATGGTGCAAGGAAACCACGGTTTCTTGCTGATAATGTAGAGCAAACAAAATCCAGCACACATATGTCTGTGCATATCCCTGCAACCAATAACTTCAGAAACATACAGTCAATATGTTGAGattgttatgtatatataacttatatACTTATCTTATTCTGCTCACTGTAAACTTTAGGAGGAAATATGTACCGTTTGAATGTTGTTGCTTTTCACCCAGTCTACAAAAACATTTGAACCATCTTCTTCGATAGAACCTATGTATCCATCATAACAGTCCTTGCGTCTGATGGTTACACTTGGCTCTTTCTCCAACCACTGCAGAGCTATATAACAGAAGTTGAAATAGATGAGACAAGCATGTGGATAGGGGTACTAAGATTTGCATAAAGTTGCACAATAATGAAT
This genomic window from Rutidosis leptorrhynchoides isolate AG116_Rl617_1_P2 chromosome 2, CSIRO_AGI_Rlap_v1, whole genome shotgun sequence contains:
- the LOC139894332 gene encoding nicotinamidase 1-like, with protein sequence MVVHTLELLKQEIPLEEESLCISEDVITGLVLVDIINGFCTVGSGSLAPREPNNQISEMIDESVKLSRMFCEKKWPVLAFLDTHQPGKLEHPYPSHCLAGSDESNLVPALQWLEKEPSVTIRRKDCYDGYIGSIEEDGSNVFVDWVKSNNIQTLLVAGICTDICVLDFVCSTLSARNRGFLAPLQDVVVYSHGCATFDFPMSVARETKDALAHPQEIMHHMGLYMAKGRGAKIAKNVSFGKLN